The sequence CAGGGCCTGTGCCCGGTTGAAGCGGGCGATGCGGGCAACTGTCTTCGGCGAAAGGCCGAACGCGCGCGAAAAGCGGTCGGCAAGGTGCTTGCGGCTCCAGCCGATCCGCGTCGCCAGATCGTCGATGCGGCGCACGGCTCCGGAAGCGATGAGGCCGAAGGCGGCATCCACCAGGGGAAGGGTCGGCTCTGCGGCCGCCGCCCCGAAGCGGGCGGCGAGGAAGCTTTCCGCGCAGTCGAGCCGGGCATTCCAGTCGTCGGTATCCTCCAGGCGCCGACGAAGCTCCGAGATCTGCGGATGGGCAAGATCGGCGAGCGGCACCATCCGGCCGGCGAATTCGGAGGCCGGGATGCCGAGGAGGCGCTGTGCGCCGACCGGCGTCAGGTTGACCTGCAGGCAGGCGGAGCGGCCGCTCGAGGCGATGAAGATGCGTGCGGTATCGAGACCGGCGATGAAGCTCGGCTGCTCGTCTCCGGCTACGGGCGCATGTCCGAGACGGATGCGGAAAGGCGTGCCGAAATTGATGATCAAGGGGGCGGAGAGCGAGGCGGTCTCGATCTGGCGGATCGCAAATCCGTCCGTTTCCTCATAGGTGGCGACTTCGGTGTAGAAGGGGCGCAGGGCAAGTGGCGCCGGCCGATGCAGGAAGACGACCCCGCAGTCGGCGGGCAAGGTCATGCCAGGAGTATGCAGGACGGGAAGGTCGCTGCCTGAGATCCCGCGGGCGCCTGGGGCGGTGGGATCGCGCCGGGCATTGGTGCGCTTGCTCATTTTCCAAGATGCTCCAGCTTCCTGTTCGCCGTACCGGCTCTGGAACGCTGGGGAAGGGTGGCGCAGTCCGTAGGCGGGCGCAACCCCGGCCAAACCCGGCGGCAGGGCGCCGCCGGGTCGTTGGCACAGTTACTTGCCGGCGTTCTGCAGGCGGGCGATCAGGCTGGACGTGTCCCAGCGGTTGCCGCCCATGGCCTGCACCTCGGCGTAGAACTGGTCGACCAGCGCGGTGACCGGCAGGCGGGCGCCGGTCTCGTTGGCGGTCTTCAGGCAGATGCCGAGATCCTTGCGCATCCAGTCGACGGCAAAGCCGAAGTCGAACTTGTCGTCGCGCATCGTCTGCCAGCGGTTTTCCATCTGCCAGGACTGGGCCGCGCCCTTCGAGATCACCTCGATCACCTTGGCGACGTCGAGGTCGGCCTTCTTGGCGAAGTGGATGGCCTCGGACAGTCCCTGCACCAAGCCGGCGATGCAGATCTGGTTGACCATCTTGGTGAGCTGGCCGGCGCCGGCCGGGCCCATGTGGCCGACCATCTTGGCGAAGCACTCGATGGCGGTGCGGGCGGCCTCGAATGTATCGGCGTCGCCGCCGACCATGACGGTCAGTGCACCGTTTTCCGCGCCCGCCTGCCCGCCGGACACCGGCGCATCGAGGAAGCCGCAGCCCTTGGCTTTCGCGGCCTCGTAGAGCTCGCGCGCGACTTCCGCCGAGGCGGTGGTGTTGTCGATGAAGATTGCGCCCTTCTTCATGCCGTGGAAGGCGCCGTCGGGCCCGGTGGTGACCGACCGCAGGTCGTCGTCGTTGCCGACGCAGGCGAAGACGAAGTCGCAACCCTCGGCCGCTGCAGCCGGCGTCGCTGCATGGGACCCGCCGTGCTCGGCCGCCCATTTCTCCGCCTTGGCCGCGGTACGGTTGTAGACGGTGACGTCGTGGCCGCCGCGCGACTTGAGGTAACCGGCCATCGGATACCCCATCACGCCGAGACCGATGAATGCAACTTTCGCCATTGCGCCCCTCCTCCTGAGTTCGTTGGCTGAGCCATCCCGGCCGGGACGGCAATTGTATGATGTCGCATCCTCTTTAGCGCATCATGGTGCCAGTGTCAGGGGCGGAGTGTCAGGATCCGAGCGTCACGGAGAGGCGTGGTTGCACTCAGGCGGACAGGGCGACCGGGGTGGGCCGCCCTTGCATTGCATGTCACGTTTTCTCCGGGGCGGGCTTCAACCGTGCGGGGCGCCGCCGAACGGGACGCCAGATGCGGCGGGGCGCCTCCAGCGGAGGCAGGACCTGATCCTCGGCGCGCAGCGCGATCAGATAGGTTCTTGCAAGTTGGTCCAGCATGTCTGCTCTCCATCAAGGGACTTCCATTGTCGAAAGCATTGCTGTTTTCCGACATTCATGCGACTCAGGAAAAACTTTGGAATGTAAGTGAGGCTTACATATGGATTGGAGCCGGATGCCTTCGCTCGCCAGTCTGCGTGCCTTTGCTGCCGTCGCGGAGGCCGGGACGCTCGCAGGAGCAGGACGAACGCTGAATGTCAGTCACGCGGCCATCAGTCAGCAGGTGCGTGCCCTGGAAGCGTTTCTCGGCGCGGAGCTGGTGGTGCGCGAAGGGCGGGGGCTGGTCCTGACGCAGGAGGGACGCGCGCTCGCCGGGCATCTCGAGGCGGCCTTCTCCCTGATGTACCGGGCGGTAGCGGAACTGACCGATGCGGATCGCACCCGCCCGCTGCAGGTGACCATGACACCCACCTTCGCAGTGAGCTGGCTGATGCCCCGCATCTCGGACTTCCGC comes from Stappia sp. 28M-7 and encodes:
- a CDS encoding NAD(P)-dependent oxidoreductase, which translates into the protein MAKVAFIGLGVMGYPMAGYLKSRGGHDVTVYNRTAAKAEKWAAEHGGSHAATPAAAAEGCDFVFACVGNDDDLRSVTTGPDGAFHGMKKGAIFIDNTTASAEVARELYEAAKAKGCGFLDAPVSGGQAGAENGALTVMVGGDADTFEAARTAIECFAKMVGHMGPAGAGQLTKMVNQICIAGLVQGLSEAIHFAKKADLDVAKVIEVISKGAAQSWQMENRWQTMRDDKFDFGFAVDWMRKDLGICLKTANETGARLPVTALVDQFYAEVQAMGGNRWDTSSLIARLQNAGK
- a CDS encoding AraC family transcriptional regulator encodes the protein MSKRTNARRDPTAPGARGISGSDLPVLHTPGMTLPADCGVVFLHRPAPLALRPFYTEVATYEETDGFAIRQIETASLSAPLIINFGTPFRIRLGHAPVAGDEQPSFIAGLDTARIFIASSGRSACLQVNLTPVGAQRLLGIPASEFAGRMVPLADLAHPQISELRRRLEDTDDWNARLDCAESFLAARFGAAAAEPTLPLVDAAFGLIASGAVRRIDDLATRIGWSRKHLADRFSRAFGLSPKTVARIARFNRAQALARKAVRPDWADIAFAGGYADQAHMIREFEDFAGLTPRAWWLSLDKLGSATWPDPPGR